From the genome of Onthophagus taurus isolate NC chromosome 5, IU_Otau_3.0, whole genome shotgun sequence, one region includes:
- the LOC139429766 gene encoding golgin subfamily A member 6-like protein 24 produces MGCLSSKSENITVLPKGALPQKAPEGYRKKNQYPIPVVLPPSRINSVIEEKENKVPEITVDEHKSKTEDEITENLSKRTFSVENVDVKNEEINAESKKEDITTFEEDKDQNETITASTKSEETSNMMEKKEEILEIVDKSDVVEEIIEENKEKVVDEIQVEAEIERKQNESKEEVEKEVEEETNAPEMIARKLVIDENVSKSLDDKEIIETERVVENTSDGVEKDLNEEQIIDVEKREEEIKEDSEGIKEESEEVKEKNEKIKENSEINGSYEENKENKKNIAEITEKTSNEEQIIDVEKREEKIKEDSEGINEENVEVKEKNEEIKENSEINGISVENKEQNEEIKANVDEITEKTEENEEKNEEIKENTEINASSEENKEQNKKIKENVEEITEKTEETEEKIKENTEINRGSEENKEENEEITDNVAEITEKTEENEEKNEEIKEKNEEIKENTKENTQIQENEVKLNGFVDKKKDEDIINDVNGETVEKLSTKPEEIVETQKEEIETVKNVESDIDSQQNNVVNNGISITN; encoded by the coding sequence ATGGGATGTTTATCATCGAAATCGGAGAACATTACGGTTCTTCCAAAAGGAGCTTTACCGCAAAAAGCGCCTGAAGGTtaccgaaaaaaaaatcagtatcCTATTCCTGTTGTTCTACCCCCATCTAGGATTAATTCAGTAATAGAAGAAAAGGAGAACAAGGTTCCTGAAATTACCGTAGACGAACATAAAAGTAAAACTGAAGATGAAATAACCGAAAATCTTAGTAAAAGAACGTTTTCTGTTGAAAATGTTGATGTAAAGAACGAAGAAATTAATGCAGAATCTAAAAAAGAAGATATCACAACGTTCGAGGAAGATAAAGATCAAAATGAAACGATTACCGCATCTACAAAAAGTGAGGAAACTTCAAATATGAtggaaaagaaagaagaaatacttgaaattgttgataaatctGATGTGGTCGAGGAGATAATTgaagaaaacaaagaaaaagttgTGGATGAAATTCAAGTTGAAGcagaaattgaaagaaaacaaaatgaaagCAAAGAAGAAGTTGAAAAAGAAGTCGAAGAAGAAACCAACGCACCAGAAATGATTGCGAGAAAGTTGGTAATTgatgaaaatgtttcaaaatctttagatgataaagaaattattgaaaCAGAGAGGGTGGTGGAAAATACTTCCGATGGAGTTGAGAAAGATTTAAATGAAGAACAAATTATAGATGTAGAGAAGAGAGaggaagaaattaaagaagataGCGAaggaattaaagaagaaagtgAAGAGGTTAaagagaaaaatgaaaaaattaaagaaaattctgAAATTAATGGAAGTTacgaagaaaataaagaaaacaaaaaaaatattgcagAAATTACCGAAAAAACTTCAAATGAAGAACAAATTATTGATGTAGAGAAgagagaagaaaaaattaaagaagataGCGAAGGAATTAATGAGGAAAATGTTGAGGTTAAAgagaaaaatgaagaaattaaagaaaattctgAAATTAATGGAATTTCCGtagaaaataaagaacaaaatgaagaaattaaagcaaatGTTGATGAAATTACCGAAAAAACGGAAGAAAATGAAGAGAAAAATGaggaaattaaagaaaacacagAAATTAATGCAAGTTccgaagaaaataaagaacaaaataaaaaaattaaagaaaatgttgagGAAATTACCGAGAAAACTGAAGAAACTGaagagaaaattaaagaaaatactgAAATTAATAGAGGTTccgaagaaaataaagaagaaaatgaagaaattacaGATAATGTTGCAGAAATTACCGAAAAAACTGAAGAAAATGAAGagaaaaacgaagaaattaaagagaaaaacgaagaaattaaagaaaatactaaagaaaacacacaaatacaagaaaatgaagtaaaattgaatggatttgttgataaaaaaaaagatgaagaCATTATAAACGATGTTAACGGTGAAACTGTCGAAAAATTATCGACAAAGCCCGAAGAAATCGTAGAAActcaaaaagaagaaattgaaactgtcaaaaatgtaGAAAGTGACATTGACAGCCAGCAAAATAATGTTGTAAATAATGGAATTTCAATAACTAATTAA
- the LOC111426659 gene encoding uncharacterized protein, translating to MDLLTTRPRHRKISQSQQPQRRRPTSTGSNSSSSTINQKNSNKKGPQQKDSTLPKRIAPIRNELNERNQPRLLTDRNRSVLPQEPHLPIKKLIETKSTTTQTEVLIIEKKLHDSLLVIVESTLEILQKNLEKILGDKKTIEDSYGKLIEDILDKIDTKKQPKLSENKKNLELKIREYKNYLKNKHNLEKEKSKVEKHQKKVESKSKDLNQKDPLRLKRQFSLEKLTKLSLGLKNSSQEPVETPKLKRQYSFEHVPIKNQEENEPTNINDLKSRLTKVMNHFKSTETLNEHDTTHDNLIHHREEPNNSYPFQNDQKPSTSKLDDDVFYDSTLILENEDLILPPEDFQEHPYDLKRDEELEYLKSLKGKLSSLGNKSHKTSTSSEISFQQPEKSEPKKNLNENSVKKIKELQTKLNQLLSTLRSPEKELKKGYDFYEKSEKKLLKLKVKYINIRFVQEDEFITTRLDVVQMFSEAEKIIEAGKHGLNWIEKKDDDANFDENENLERERENEEGPRGSLVSECSSLDFASETSTESPYLKLERLKIMLEQMVSDIEEAEILNYDLIFNELNKYQDEFSEIRIQLMPETAPVRQEVFNLLIQAYNLLEDKNVK from the coding sequence ATGGATTTATTAACAACCAGGCCACGCCACAGGAAAATATCTCAATCGCAACAACCCCAAAGAAGGAGACCGACTTCAACGGGGTCAAATAGTTCAAGTAGTacaataaaccaaaaaaattccAATAAAAAAGGACCTCAACAAAAAGATTCAACACTTCCTAAAAGAATTGCACCAATTAGGAATGAATTGAACGAAAGAAATCAACCTCGTTTATTAACTGACAGAAATCGTTCTGTTTTACCACAGGAACCTCATcttccaataaaaaaattgattgaaacGAAATCGACAACAACACAAACTGAAgtattaattattgagaaGAAATTACATGATTCCTTGTTAGTTATTGTTGAAAGTACCTTGgaaattcttcaaaaaaatcttgaaaaaatcCTTGGTGATAAGAAAACTATCGAGGATAGTTATGGAAAGTTAATTGAAGACATTTTGGATAAAATCGATACCAAAAAGCAACCCAAATTatcggaaaacaaaaaaaatttagaattaaagattagggaatataaaaattatcttaaaaacaaaCATAACCTCGAAAAGGAAAAATCTAAagttgaaaaacatcaaaaaaaggTTGAATCGAAAAGTAAAGATTTAAACCAAAAAGATCCTTTAAGGTTAAAACGCCAATTTAGCCTGGAAAAATTAACCAAACTTAGTTTGGGGTTAAAAAATTCTTCTCAAGAACCGGTCGAAACACCTAAATTAAAGCGCCAATATAGTTTTGAACATGTACCAATTAAAAATCAAGAAGAAAATGAACCAACAAACATCAACGATCTTAAAAGTCGATTAACAAAGGTaatgaatcattttaaatcaacaGAAACATTAAACGAACATGATACCACTCATGACAATCTAATTCATCATCGAGAAGAACCAAACAATTCATATCCATTTCAAAATGACCAAAAACCGTCAACATCAAAACTAGATGATGATGTGTTTTATGATTCCAcgttaattttagaaaatgaagatttaattttgCCACCGGAAGATTTTCAAGAACACCCGTACGATTTAAAACGCGACGAGGAAttggaatatttaaaatcgCTTAAAGGAAAATTATCTTCTTTAGGTAATAAAAGTCATAAAACGTCGACGAGTTCTGAAATAAGTTTTCAGCAACCCGAAAAATCGGAAcccaaaaagaatttaaacgAGAATAGTGTAAAAAAGATCAAAGAACTTCAAACGAAATTGAATCAGTTATTATCCACTCTGCGATCCCCGGAGAAAGAGTTAAAGAAAGGTTAtgatttttacgaaaaatccgagaaaaaacttttaaaacttaaagttAAATACATTAATATTCGATTTGTGCAAGAAGACGAATTTATAACTACTCGCTTAGACGTTGTGCAAATGTTCAGTGAAGCTGAGAAAATCATTGAAGCAGGAAAACACGGATTGAATTGGATAGAAAAGAAAGATGATGACGCGAATTtcgatgaaaacgaaaatcttGAACGGGAAAGAGAGAATGAAGAAGGTCCTCGCGGAAGTTTAGTGTCAGAATGTAGCAGTTTAGATTTTGCAAGTGAAACATCAACGGAATCACCGTATTTAAAGTtagaaagattaaaaattatgctCGAACAAATGGTTTCTGATATCGAAGAGGCCGAAATATTGAATTACGATTTGATTTTTAACGAACTAAACAAGTATCAGGATGAATTTTCAGAAATTCGTATTCAATTGATGCCGGAAACTGCTCCGGTACGACAAgaggtttttaatttattgattcaAGCTTATAATTTACTCgaagataaaaatgtaaagtag
- the LOC111426662 gene encoding uncharacterized protein — protein sequence MLRNIFRQSISIPQQKEASTQCEGDATQTSLLWTQTENIFGLIESYIEQFLSDDSNQIANIKHYEERLNLFYQLLGTVIVEKESEQFQRKIEIDLKLAQCRYKVERSKGLTASKTLTKGVNEELGYVLNVLENFKRTKVEFTKENFLILNRVKDILDDLTENRNEIDRQFSFSQQTELSILHKLKTIQSFWKTIYNNLQPSISKECRENIQIILQSLNIEIVLKLKELHVDADDIEPVSINTIISNELLSIDNDDEDEDLQPFKDPARMHTFDTLQIARKTVKLKNNIAELIRELEGNDISKYERLKKMLDKCQDGFEEIESHHNTDLIALRTETFNKLLAASKMTNDLYEKKLLSKN from the exons ATGTTAAG aaatatatttagacaAAGCATTTCGATTCCACAACAAAAAGAAGCTTCAACACAATGCGAAGGGGACGCAACACAAACATCGCTTTTGTGGACTCAAACCGAAAACATTTTTGGACTTATCGAATCTTACatcgaacaatttttaagtGACGATTCAAATCAAATAGCAAACATAAAACATTACGAGGAAcgtttaaatcttttttatcaacTTTTAGGAACGGtaattgttgaaaaagaaTCCGAacaatttcaaagaaaaatcgaaatcgatttaaaattggCTCAATGTAGATACAAAGTGGAGCGATCGAAAGGATTGACCGCATCTAAAACATTAACGAAGGGTGTAAACGAAGAATTAGGTTACGTTTTAAACGTTTTGGAGAATTTTAAACGCACAAAAGTCGAATTtaccaaagaaaattttttaattttaaaccgaGTCAAAGATATTTTGGATGATTTAACCGAAAATCGAAACGAAATCGATcgacaattttcattttcacaaCAAACCGAATTAAGTATTCTTCATAAATTAAAGACGATTCAATCATTTTGGAAAACGATTTACAACAACCTCCAACCATCGATAAGCAAAGAATGCAGAGAGAACATCCAAATCATTCTCCAATCATTAAACATcgaaatcgttttaaaattgaagGAATTACACGTCGATGCGGATGATATTGAGCCGGTTTCTATAAatacaatcatttcaaatgaGTTATTATCGATTGATAATGATGACGAGGACGAAGATTTGCAGCCGTTTAAAGACCCAGCAAGGATGCACACTTTCGATACTTTACAGATTGCGAGAAAAACtgtgaaattaaagaataatatCGCCGAATTAATCCGGGAATTGGAAGGAAATGATATCAGTAAATATGAgaggttaaagaaaatgttggaTAAATGTCAAGATGGTTTCGAAGAGATCGAAAGTCACCACAACACCGATTTAATCGCTTTAAGAACTGAAACTTTCAATAAATTACTTGCAGCATCAAAAATGACTAATGATTTGTacgaaaagaaattattatcgaagaattaa
- the LOC111426660 gene encoding interaptin-like: MSILKKFLASNLTRYEEQQKRRYKKYLKIQKSNAKETPKTEAELYEDYIERQKSLRLSKQKAPLPREEIIFKEPNSGLNLGPAPALLEATNNFVVVDSILPEDESKKASIECNIYEEIAHPPIPVRRKPRKSFETSQSYYEEEKPPQEAIEKHQSIEIGRVSMSTDSDLYYDCISNQTDFNEEFQFNDIKWEYPEETKPKGVNLMTLNEEINNAWRGSSNQNGYTVENMQIQNEIWSPQELTIKESNFEPNQDIKFENYDYDDDVFMSSDNETTTELIQSFNDFAVIGTKEVESEPKLLVSKEKIKLNQLTNYFDPDENEGTILDNEKKSFSSTSSPSSTSSSSSEGDVFEKKPDRKVNFDFANSFCTTYERPRQLSSYSDDSAEDENQVLQPLYFNDEYYNQKDHVYKNFGIENKTILSPIYENINENNQSMDLVLLSCQNGYHHESEINETEDDEELDQFSEEDSLEFDINRDKRFQEYYDNIGDFNGKTDKNTKEDLFSIPKIENELDRIKQTGDDVNVQIDKIHLVLNKISEQIDYLESKDDEQYTPLLKLLLLCMKILGNLNCNFDEETLKSQKINMEYIRKCITTLKEKQQPKNTLDDYI; this comes from the exons atgagtattttaaaaaagtttcttGCTTCGAATTTAACAAGATACGAAGAGCAACAGAAACGACGTTACAAGAAATAcctcaaaatacaaaaatcgaACGCAAAAGAAACACCAAAAACCGAGGCTGAGTTGTACGAAGATTACATCGAACGCCAAAAATCATTGAGATTGAGCAAACAAAAAGCACCTCTCCCAAGagaagaaatcatttttaaagaacCCAATTCAGGCTTAAATTTAGGCCCAGCTCCAGCTCTTTTAGAAGCCACAAACAACTTCGTCGTTGTTGATTCGATTTTACCCGAAGATGAATCAAAAAAGGCTTCAATTGAATGTAACATTTACGAGGAAATTGCCCACCCCCCAATTCCAGTTCGAAGGAAACCCAGGAAATCGTTTGAAACCTCACAATCTTATTACGAAGAAGAAAAACCACCTCAAGAAGCGATTGAGAAGCATCAATCGATTGAAATTGGAAGAGTATCAATGTCCACTGATTCAGACTTGTACTACGATTGCATCAGCAACCAAACCGATTTTAACGAAGAATTCCAATTTAACGACATAAAATGGGAGTACCCCGAAGAAACGAAACCAAAAGGTGTTAATTTAATGACTTTGAATGAAGAGATTAATAATGCTTGGAGGGGAAGTTCGAATCAAAACG gttatacagTAGAAAACATGCAAATTCAAAACGAAATTTGGAGTCCTCAAGAATTAACAATAAAGGAATCTAATTTTGAACCAAATCaagatattaaatttgaaaattacgATTATGACGATGATGTCTTTATGTCCTCCGATAACGAAACGACAACGGAATTAATCCAATCGTTTAACGATTTCGCTGTAATCGGTACAAAAGAAGTTGAGAGTGAACCAAAATTATTAGtttctaaagaaaaaattaaactcaaTCAATTAACGAATTATTTCGATCCGGACGAAAACGAAGGAACAATACtcgataatgaaaaaaaatctttttcttcaacatcTTCGCCCAGCTCAACGTCTTCATCGTCATCTGAAGGTgatgtttttgaaaagaaacctgatcgaaaagttaattttgattttgcaaACTCTTTTTGTACAACGTACGAACGTCCAAGACAACTTTCTTCTTACTCGGATGATTCGGCGGAAGACGAAAACCAAGTTTTACAGCCCCTTTATTTTAACGACGAGTATTATAACCAAAAAGACcacgtttataaaaattttggtatcgaaaataaaacaattttatccCCGATTTATGAAAACATCAACGAAAACAATCAATCGAtggatttagttttattaagtTGCCAAAACGGTTATCACCACGAAAGTGAAATTAATGAAACAGAAGATGATGAAGAACTAGATCAATTTAGTGAGGAAGATTCGTTGGAGTTTGATATAAATCGTGATAAAAGATTCCAAGAGTATTACGATAACATCGGtgattttaatggaaaaacgGATAAGAATACAAAAgaagatttattttcaattccaaaaatcgaaaatgaaTTGGATAGAATTAAACAAACGGGCGATGATGTAAACGTACAAATCGATAAAATTCATTTAGTTCTAAACAAAATCAGCGAGCAAATCGATTATTTAGAATCAAAAGACGACGAACAATACACacctttattaaaattattgttgcTTTGTATGAAAATATTgggaaatttaaattgtaactTCGACGAGGAGACtttaaaatcgcaaaaaatcaACATGGAGTATATCAGGAAATGTATAACAActctaaaagaaaaacaacaacCTAAAAATACGCTGGATGATTACAtctga